The genomic stretch CCGGGCGGTGCGCACGTAGTCGGTCTGCAGCACCGCGAGCATCTCCACGCGCAGGATGCGCGCCAGCGCCGCCGCCGGGCCGATCGCCAGCGCCAGCACCGGCAGGACGTAGGAGCTGGGCCCCTCCTGCCCGGCCACCGGCAGCCACCCCAGCTCGACGCCGAAGACGAAGACCAGGCCCACCCCGAGCAGGAACTCCGGGATCGCACCGAAGACGACGCTGCCGGAGGAGAACGCCAGCTCCCGGCGCCGGGCCCGCCCGCCCCGGGTGAGCACGCCCATCGCCACCCCGATCGGGACGGCGAGGGCCATGGTCACCAGGAACGCCAGCAGGGCCATCTGCACGGTGGCCGGCAGCCGCTGCCCGATGACCTGCGACACCGGCAGCTGGGAGGTCATCGACGTCCCCAGGTCCCCGGTGAACACCCCGCGCAGGCTGCGCAGGTACTGCAGCAGCAGGGGGTCGTCCAGCCCGAGCGACGCCCGGCGGGCGGCCACCAGCGACGCCGGCGCCGTCGGCCCCAGCGCCGAGCGGACCGGGTCGCCGGGGATCAGGTGGATCATCAGGAAGGAGGCGGTGAACAGCACCCACAACGAGACCAGCAGCCGGCCGCCGCGGCGGAGCGCGAAGCGGGCCCAGGGGCCCTGCAGCGCCGCCGCCACCCTCCCCTGCCCCGTGGTCGGACCGTGTTCCGCGGTCGTGCTGGCCACGTGCACCTCCTCCGCTCCGAGCGCCCTGTCCGTGACCCGCCTGCTCAGTCGGCCAGCATCCGGATGGTCGTGGGCACGACGGCGACCGCACCGGAGTCGAACTCCGCCCCGCTGCCGAACGTGCTGGCCGACTGGTTGGCGAAGGGGACGACGTCGGCCGCTTCGATGAGGTTCGCCTCCGCGGCCAGCCACTCGTCGCAGCCCTCGGCGCCGGCCATCGCCGCCGCCCGGGCCACGCCCTCCTCGTAGTCGGCGTTCGCGATCCGCGAGAAGTTGTTGCCCTCGGGGGCGGCCGGGCCGGAGAAGAAGGGCACCAGCTGGTCGGGGCTGCTGACGTTGAG from Modestobacter roseus encodes the following:
- a CDS encoding ABC transporter permease; this encodes MASTTAEHGPTTGQGRVAAALQGPWARFALRRGGRLLVSLWVLFTASFLMIHLIPGDPVRSALGPTAPASLVAARRASLGLDDPLLLQYLRSLRGVFTGDLGTSMTSQLPVSQVIGQRLPATVQMALLAFLVTMALAVPIGVAMGVLTRGGRARRRELAFSSGSVVFGAIPEFLLGVGLVFVFGVELGWLPVAGQEGPSSYVLPVLALAIGPAAALARILRVEMLAVLQTDYVRTARAKRLPPSKTYLRHAVPNALTSTITLGGLLLSALIAGTVLVENVFAWPGLGSTIVQSILLKDYPVVQGIVLVYGAGVLLVNLVVDVVLALLDPRSAIRES